The Erigeron canadensis isolate Cc75 chromosome 1, C_canadensis_v1, whole genome shotgun sequence genome segment ATATGTAAAAGAAAACGTAAACGATTTGATGAGTTGCTTTATTACGTTATTATCATATTACATGattcatattatatattataatattgaaACATGGAAACAAAAATGTTCTcttcatattattttaaaaatgtgcATGCATTTCacataaagtatataaaatattcaCGCGTGGTCAACAAGAAACAATATTCATGGTCAATGATTCAAGTTATTGATGCTTGAACCTTCAAGATCCTCGtgagaaaaagttaaaaagatttcAGCCTCTAATTTCCTTAACCAATTAAAACGTACGTACTCATCATCTTTATTCGTGTATGCTTAATTACAAATGAAGTCAGCTATTCAAGTGACATATGTATTATTGGTTTTGACATAAGTTTAGGATTCGGATTTCGAATGActggtaaaaaataaaatatattctctccgtctcattttaattatcatattttgactggtcaagtctttttttCCTGATTTTAacgataaatatttttatttgtgttgtatattagttgatgaaagttatatcaatgaaaagtacattgaaaACTCAACCAATTCATATAGGGAAATGACAAATGTACCACAAAATATGATAAATGTACCATAGTGTACAAGTTTAACAACATAATATACAAATATGTATTGCGCAATTATGGTAAATTCATTGATtgttgtggtacgaatatcagcttctattcatatatgttatatcaagtgttatttttacggtcaaaattgaaagaaaaaaactctaTAAGTCAAAGCAATACATTTAATATGGGATGGAATGAGTATTTAACCAAAACGGGTGAGATAGTCAGATAGGAACCCGGCCCCTCGACATTTGGCTGGCATGTATGTGTAATAACATACTCAAAGTTATGATTATTCTTAAGtattttttccaaaataacCACATAAAATGCTCCATTATTTATTAAGGTCTTTTTTCAATATTTGTTCTCTTGCAATGTATTCTTTAGTTTATTTAAGGTTaatgttctaaaaaaaagaaagtttatTTAAGATTGGAAAGGAAAGAAGAGGAGATGGAGAAATTATAGAATGCATTTCTAAGATTTTGTTAAGTGTGGAGAGGATTAGAGGGAGAGGtgtaattgttttttgtttcaaaagtGATCTCATTATTTTTGGGATGATTAAGAAGGAAACCTTCTCTTCCCTTTCTTTTTGTAAATTAACTAAACAATAcaatgttgatgatgatttcTCGATCGGCTTCgcctttttaaatatttttagaaaatccCTTTTTGCTTAACGTCCAGCAAGGTTATAATTACGTTAGTACGTTACCCCAATGGCTTTTTAGAAGATATAATATTGTATTATAAAGGctccctttttttctttttttatatatatcttattttgcACGTACTTTTGTTTAATGAGTTTAATTTGattaatgtttatgtttaattaattgtttatatataacaacTAGAGACTTGATTGATTAGCTAGAACGATCAAGTTGAATGCTCttgctatataatatatagaagaGAACGTGTCTTTACTTAAACAGAAATTGTACTCTAACTATCTTTTGTGTCTGGTGTTTTCTaatatttttagatatatatgttCAAAGTATAATGGCTTATTGGCTTAGGAATATGGAGAGAAATGATGTGATAGAAAGGTTAATATGAATGTTAATTAACTAAACGAGTTTATCTGATTTTAGGTTTAATGATATTTTTGTTAGaatcttttaaatttaaattgaaacgtgaaaatataaaataacatacaattttaataatttgatccggtatataaacatatatatatttttaggttgataatgataataagagTTTCAAAACTAATTGGATAGTTGGATGTACATTAAATGGGAGAagattaaagttgataacatCGTAGTAGCATAACCAAACAAAGGTTAATGGTTCGATCTTCAAGCGCCACCCCAGCAAGATTGGaggtctttttttatttttggtagaACGTGAAAACAACCTTTATACCTTTAGTAGAAGTAAAGCTGACTATAACTCAACATCTCTCATATACCGTTGAAGAGAATATTGGAACTCAAAAACTCATAGAAAACGTCATTGAAAGACTATAACTCAACTTCTCTCATATACCGTTGAAGAGAATATTGGAATTCAAAAACTCGTATAAGACGGCGTTGAGAGAGTTACTTTTATAACAACATAGCAGCCTTACGTACTTGATCTCTTTCATAAACCATGTCTTGAAAATTGTGATACCTATTCAAGACGTACGGACATAAAGTATAATTACAAATTTAACCTTCTAACAAACTTTTTATGAATGGTTCAACAGAAAGTTTGTTCGATCATGTTTATTCTTCATATTAAATGAACGAGATAACTCCCATCACTTCATTTATGGTTGTAAAAATTCCTCCAGTTATATTATGAAATATTCCGTATTTATGAACACGTAAAGAACAAAAACAATGGTGTAAACTTGTGTTAACTATTAGTGGGTTTTTTTTCAAACactccttaattaattaattcatccTTATACTATTTCTGGATTTCTGTGGTCATGGAAATTTCGCTAAAAAAGTAAATAGCCAATATTCCGGTCAAAACTTGCGCACGAGAATTTCCAGAAATAACGTAATGCGAAATTTACACGTATCTTTATCCATCATCATTACactaattaaattaacaaaaggaTCGAGTTTATATAGAAATAGAAACATACGtgtttgttcatatatatggtTTTGCTCTTGGTGCGCATGGAATTTCTCCTTTTTTAATAGTTgccatatatattattgtttgttgtgTACATAGTATGCTATTTGTATATAAGAAGAAAATACTCGATTAATGTCTAGATAATAAcattagctagctagctaggttgGTAATTAATGCGAATGCATGCCACCTCATGGCTTAGCTAAGGATGTCATGTTTTCGTTTGgtttttatcaaaagttaataaacttttGTTTACTTATCTTCATGTGATccttttcaagaaaaatatatttggtCAACTCTATACTAGTTTCATTCCTCAAGCCACCAAAAGGAAGTACACCTCTATTTCTTCAAAGCTTCCAATCTCATTCAAAacacaaaagaaacatctaTCCATggattaaataaaagtaaaagattTTGACATATCATTTTAGAAGTCTCTAGGACTTCAACTCCCCTCTCTTTATAATCCCTTTTCTTTGTTTAGAATTCACTCACCTATCAAGGTACGTTGTTTTCAATTCTTTCTCTATATtccttttctctctcaaaagtaaaaaacaaaaaatacaccAACACTAAACCTAACATTTTCTCAAACACAAAACAcctacaaaacataaacaaacacaaaTGGGCACTTTAGTGGGACATGTTGCACCAGGTTTCGGTTTTCTTGTCATTGGTTTATGGCACCTTTTTAACCATGTCAAACTTCATGTTCAGAACCCCAAAACCTACCATTCTTTGCCATGGTTTCCCTCTACCAAAATAAGGTATTTGGAACTTTTCTTGATTATGATAAGTTGCTCCATTTCAATAGCAATGGAGTTATTTATCGGGCCAGATCGTCACCAACCGTTAGACACGGATGGCACCATTCCTTCCAACCATCTTCACAACTTTGAGCACTCATTCATTTCTATGACGTTTTTAGTTTACGCCGTTTTTGCAATCATACTCGACAAATATGTGCCAAAAGTTCAATATGAGTTGACTCAATTGCTTGCAAGTATTGCTTTTGCGCAACAACTCCTCCTTTTTCACCTCCATTCGGCTGATCATATGGGCGTTGAAGGACAATATCATATGCTTCTACAAATACTCATTCTTATCTCCCTTATAACCACCATTATGGGGATTAACTACCAAAAAAGCTTTATAGTTAGCTTCATAAGGTCCATTAGCATTTTCTTTCAAGGTCTTTGGCTCATGGTCATGGGCTTCATGCTTTGGACAAAAAGCTTGATTCCTAAAGGTTGTTTCTTGAACTTGGAAGAAGGCCACCATGTGGTCCGATGTCATGAGAACGAAGCCTTGGAACGTGCCAAGTCGTTAGTAAATATTCAGTTTAGTTGGTATCTGATATGTGTCACAATATTTGCTATGACACTTTATCTTGCTATGCATAAATTCTATGAAGGAAGAGTTGAATACGAAATGCTAAGAAGCTAcgatcaaaatcaagaaaaaacgGTTCAAGATATCGAGGCTCAAACCAAAGAAGTCAAATTTGACCAATCTAAGAGCATTCTTCATATAGAGAAATCTTTTGGTCCAGTCGACATGGAAAGGTAGattgagacaaaaaaaaaaaaatgggggGGCatccaattaaattaaaagtatatatttagtgaattttaggatatattagagtgtgtattatatataagcttcatttaagaaaaaaagaaaaagaaaagtataaGTCTTAAGGCAAAGACGATATATTGCTAGGAAAAGGATGTGATGATGTGGTTTAATTGGATTGTTCAGAGTTggttctttttattatttttctatttgttttagTTGAAGTTGAAGAAAGAAATGGTTTATCTGTAATAACCAATTTGTAAAAAGAATACGATTAATGTTGTGGATATGGCAAGCttgaattaaagaaaatttCCCAGCCGAGTTATTTTGACTTTATAATTTACCCATGTGTACGGATACAAAATTTCAAACATATCCGAATAACTAATAGCTCCGACAaaagaatttatatataatgtcaCTATCTAATACCATGTAATTAAAATATTGCAGATGATGATCATAAAATCACTCATGTTTTTATACTACCTATAAGCATGAAAATTTTCGATTACCTTGAATGAgaaatactattattataactaCACCTCCAATGTATTAACAAGTTGTATTTGTCACAATTTATGTGTTCGGAAACTTTTTATCTAGAATTGACCATGTGACACATGATGTTTCATATAACTAGTGATTAATTATCATTCTATTTGGTAAGTGGGGTAAAACAAAATCGAAAACGATCACAGGATCACCCAATTAGGCCTTACTTGAATCTAATTTATACGAAATACAgtgaatatttattttatttatgatgaaaCATGATAATACACAAAATGAAATTAATGTACCAGAGAGTGATGGATGTGGACTATGGAGTCGTAGAAGCAATGGGCATCGGCTGAATTGAAGCCATCCTCTCACCGTGCCTTCAACTTCAATttctaaatcaaaaaataattttatccaTACTTACCTTTAAAACAAATTGCTCCGTCCTTAAAATTAAGACCTTGATGTATCCAAATTATCCATCTATTTTATCCATTAATTTGAATATtattaccaaatatatatataatatctttaaatctcaaccactcattttttttcccatcCTCAAATCTCagttactcttttttttttctctccccaTGACCCAACTTTATCTCTTTAACCCTTCCATCCCTCATTCCCTCCCATCCACCCatttcatttcactttcttctctctctcacttatctctctctttttctctcaaaaGCAAGAAcaccacaccaccaccatcttatcttcattttcttcttccaaATTTTCGAATCTAAGAGTTGTGTAGTAATCAAAAGTGTTAGATAATCattctataataataatcttcatCAAAATTTCAAGAACTTGTTGGTTATTGCAAGATTTCATCCCTTTCTAACTCAAAACCTAGATTTAGAGATTGTGGGTCGAATTGGTAAGTGTTCCTTAGCTCAAAATCAACATCATATGTTGTTTATCTTGATTCTTGGTCAAATATTAACATCTTGGTTGTCAATTTTGAGTTttggtcaaaattagggttttgaggtGGATGTGGGTGTGATCTGTATTGGATTTGTgttatggaaagagttttatgATGAGTTTTGCTCAAGTTATGTTGCTAACATGATTAGTGGCTTCCAAATggtcaaaaaaaattttgggtcgaattagggttttcgTATGATTATGATTTGGGTCATGAGTAACCTAATATACTTTCATGTGCGATACGATAGCTTACCGTAAGTTATGACATGCTTACACCTTATACTTATTGTGACTTATTGTCGGTTCCTTGTGGACCATTACTACAAACTCAATAATCGATATATTGACATATCTATTAATCAAATATGATCATATCTATGTTTCAATATCATTTAATTAGATTATCTACATCTATATGTATTTATCGATCGAGATAAATGTATTTATGTTATTAATTGTCGAATCAGGATTTAAACGATATATTGACATATATCTATTGATCAAATCTGCTTCTATCTATGTTCAGATATCATTTAATTAGGTTTTCATTACCCATATGTATCTATGATTATTTAATGTGATCGAATTAGGACTTAATCGATATATTGACATAATCTGCTGCTATAAATGATACGAtacatttaattagtttaatctATATGTATCTATCGATCAGAAGTTCAATTGagatatattttgatttgatgatATATTTTAGTTATCTGTTGCGAGATGCATTTACTTATGTTTTTCGACATGTGATTgagttttatctttttttaatagtttgccttaatttaaattttagtaaTTGCCTATATATAGATACCTATATGATTTAGGAATTAATTACAATTTTCAACACGGTTCTTATTAATTTGACTCGTGTCAACTCCCCAACACATAACGAAATATATACGAGAAAATAATAGTGTATAATATTCAAGTATAATAATATTCAGATTATATTTATCCTAAACACATAATACTCACACCTAGTGCTTATAAAAACACACAACACTCACAACTCTActttataaaaacacataatacTCACAACTACTACTTTATAAATGGGGGTAAAACGATATACATGAAAACAGATCATCCATAAAGAGACAAAACACAGCTATTCCAATTATAGTCCACGACATAATTCTTCTCGGTTTCCAGTTACAGTAAGGAAGACCCTGTCAGAATTTGCAAAGAAAACCTTGCAAGCAACCCAGTTTTCATGGCTATCCACAACTAGATTTTCACCTTTTGCATAATATGATATTGCTAGATTATAAGCATAAACATTTAGTCCATGCCATGTCAACAATTTGATGTTTAAAACCTCCACACCATCTGTTACATTTGAGTCAAAGGCATACGCGTATTCGTCAGCACCGTTTCGCAGCTGAACCAAAAATTTCCCTCCTGACTTGCCTACATGCGAGTTATTAATCTTCAATTCATCTTTTATATACGAGTAGTTTTTAAGTGCACATTCATCGACCCTGAGAGAAATTGCCGCAACTTTCAATGTTTTGCCAAAGTTAGCGAACACCACTTCAGGTGAAAGATTAAAgcgttaaaaaaatttctttaacaATGAAAAATCATCACGGAAAGGTTTGTTTCTAATTCAGTGTGGTAACACCTTCTTCTACAAGGGAATtgaatccctcttcaacctgaGTAATGAGTAACATCGTTGACATATCTATCTCTATTGAAACATACATAAGAAAAAATCAATGATGTTAAGAGATCAATAGTTTTAGCAAATGCTAATTCATTACTCAGGTTGAAGCGGGATTTAATACCCTTATGGAAAAAGAAATGTTACAACatcaaattagaaaaaaatCTTTCCGCGATGATTTCTCATtgttaaagaaatttttttaacgcTTTAATCTTTCACCTGAGGTGGTGTTCCCTAACTTTGGCAAAACTTGAAAGTTGCAGCAATTTCTCTCATGGTCGATGAATGTGCACTtaaaaattactcgtatataaaagATGAATTCAAGATTAATAACTGGCCTATAGGTAAGTCAGGAGGGAAATTTTTGGTTCAGCTGCGAAGTGGTGCTGACAAATACATGTATGCATTTGACTTGAATGTAACAGATGGTGTGGAGGTTTTAAACACCAAATTTTTGACATGTCTTGGACTAAATGTTGATGCTAATAATCTAGCAATATCGTATTATGCAAAAGgtgaaaatctagttgtgaATAGCCATAAAAAATGGGTTACTTGCAAGGTTTTCTTTGCAAATTCTGACTGTAATTGGAAACTCAGAA includes the following:
- the LOC122585515 gene encoding transmembrane protein 45B-like — translated: MGTLVGHVAPGFGFLVIGLWHLFNHVKLHVQNPKTYHSLPWFPSTKIRYLELFLIMISCSISIAMELFIGPDRHQPLDTDGTIPSNHLHNFEHSFISMTFLVYAVFAIILDKYVPKVQYELTQLLASIAFAQQLLLFHLHSADHMGVEGQYHMLLQILILISLITTIMGINYQKSFIVSFIRSISIFFQGLWLMVMGFMLWTKSLIPKGCFLNLEEGHHVVRCHENEALERAKSLVNIQFSWYLICVTIFAMTLYLAMHKFYEGRVEYEMLRSYDQNQEKTVQDIEAQTKEVKFDQSKSILHIEKSFGPVDMER